One window of the Saccopteryx bilineata isolate mSacBil1 chromosome 2, mSacBil1_pri_phased_curated, whole genome shotgun sequence genome contains the following:
- the CDK9 gene encoding cyclin-dependent kinase 9: protein MQRDAPPRAPAPAPRLSAPPIGVAASTGGGGGGGSGGGGGASAAPVPPGLPGTTSPRGPGGGRRTEEAGSAPRGRKWPWRRKWRGRGGVWSAAAGPGAGAAAAAAAGGGGCGGGALEAAMAKQYDSVECPFCDEVTKYEKLAKIGQGTFGEVFKAKHRLTGQKVALKKVLMENEKEGFPITALREIKILQLLKHENVVNLIEICRTKASPYNRCKGSIYLVFDFCEHDLAGLLSNVLVKFTLSEIKRVMQMLLNGLYYIHRNKILHRDMKAANVLITRDGVLKLADFGLARAFSLAKNSQPNRYTNRVVTLWYRPPELLLGERDYGPPIDLWGAGCIMAEMWTRSPIMQGNTEQHQLALISQLCGSITPEVWPNVDKYELFEKLELVKGQKRKVKDRLKAYVRDPYALDLIDKLLVLDPAQRIDSDDALNHDFFWSDPMPSDLKGMLSTHLTSMFEYLAPPRRKGSQITQPSTNQSRNPTTTNQTEFERVF, encoded by the exons ATGCAGCGGGACGCACCGCCCCGAGCCCCCGCCCCGGCGCCCCGGCTCTCTGCGCCCCCGATCGGGGTCGCCGCTAGCACCGGCGGCGGCGGAGGCGGGGGCAGCGGTGGCGGCGGAGGCGCCTCTGCAGCTCCGGTTCCTCCTGGCCTCCCGGGAACTACAAGTCCCAGGGGGCCTGGCGGCGGGCGGCGAACGGAAGAGGCGGGGTCGGCGCCGCGAGGCCGGAAGTGGCCGTGGAGGCGGAAGTGGCGCGGCCGCGGAGGGGTCTGGAGCGCGGCAGCGGGACCCGGAGcgggagcggcggcggcggcggcagctgggggcggcggctgcggcggcggcgcGCTGGAGGCGGCCATGGCAAAGCAGTACGACTCAGTGGAGTGTCCTTTTTGTGATGAGGTGACCAAATATGAGAAGCTCGCTAAGATCGGCCAAGGCACCTTTGG GGAGGTGTTTAAGGCAAAGCATCGCTTGACTGGCCAAAAGGTGGCTCTGAAGAAGGTATTGATGGAGAACGAGAAGGAGGGG TTCCCCATTACAGCCTTGCGGGAAATCAAGATTCTCCAGCTTTTAAAACATGAGAATGTGGTCAACTTAATTGAGATCTGTCGAACCAAAG CTTCCCCCTACAACCGCTGCAAAGGCAGTATATACCTGGTGTTCGACTTCTGCGAGCATGACCTTGCTGGGCTGCTGAGCAACGTGTTAGTCAAGTTCACGCTGTCAGAGATCAAGAGGGTCATGCAGATGTTGCTCAATGGCCTCTACTACATCCACAGGAACAAG ATCCTGCACAGGGACATGAAGGCGGCTAATGTGCTCATCACCCGAGATGGAGTCCTGAAACTGGCAGATTTTGGGCTGGCCCGGGCCTTCAGTCTGGCCAAGAATAGCCAGCCCAACCGCTACACCAACCGTGTGGTGACGCTGTGGTACCGGCCCCCAGAGCTGTTACTCG GGGAGCGGGACTACGGCCCCCCCATCGACCTGTGGGGTGCCGGGTGCATCATGGCGGAGATGTGGACCCGCAGCCCCATCATGCAGGGCAACACGGAGCAACACCAGCTCGCCCTCATCAGTCAGCTGTGTGGCTCCATCACCCCCGAG GTGTGGCCGAATGTGGACAAGTACGAGCTGTTTGAGAAACTGGAGCTGGTCAAGGGCCAGAAGCGGAAGGTGAAGGACAGGCTGAAGGCCTACGTGCGCGACCCCTACGCGCTGGACCTCATCGACAAGCTGCTTGTTCTGGACCCTGCCCAGCGCATCGACAGTGACGACGCCCTCAACCATGACTTCTTCTGGTCCGACCCCATGCCCTCAGACCTCAAGGGCATGCTCTCCACCCACCTGACCTCCATGTTCGAGTACCTGGCCCCGCCCCGCCGGAAGGGCAGCCAGATCACCCAGCCTTCCACCAACCAGAGCCgcaaccccaccaccaccaaccaGACGGAGTTCGAGCGTGTCTTCTGA